Proteins encoded by one window of Cyclobacteriaceae bacterium:
- a CDS encoding cysteine desulfurase family protein, translating to MRIYLDNAATTPLDPEVFEAMKPFMLEDFGNPSSTHAHGRKVRAAIESSRKKIAELLHCSPGEIIFTSGGTEADNAILTCAAETYNIKHIISSPIEHHAVTHTLENLASHGKAELHMVKLDEKGHVDMSDLEALLKKYPNAMVSLMHANNEIGNLLDINRVGELCETYGAFFHSDTVQTVGHYHHDMRSLKVCGMTAGAHKFHGPKGAGFMYIRKDKKIHSFIHGGAQERNMRGGTENVYGIIGLAKALEIAYREMDEHMKHITALKSRMIKKLKENIPGVLFNGDSDNLERSLYTVLNVSLPETDDSSLLLFNLDLQGVSASGGSACSSGATTGSHVLAALYPQSKRAAVRFSFSKYNTAEEIDFAVEKLAELYNVEA from the coding sequence ATGCGCATTTACCTCGATAACGCGGCTACCACCCCTCTCGACCCCGAAGTTTTTGAAGCCATGAAGCCCTTCATGCTCGAAGATTTTGGCAATCCATCCTCTACACATGCCCACGGGCGCAAGGTGCGCGCGGCCATCGAGTCGTCACGTAAAAAGATTGCAGAACTACTGCATTGCTCACCCGGTGAAATCATTTTCACTTCGGGTGGTACCGAAGCCGACAATGCTATCCTGACCTGTGCTGCGGAAACCTATAACATCAAACACATCATTTCATCCCCCATCGAACATCATGCGGTAACGCACACGCTTGAAAACCTGGCCAGCCATGGCAAGGCCGAACTGCACATGGTGAAGCTCGATGAAAAAGGCCACGTTGACATGAGTGACCTGGAAGCCTTATTGAAAAAATATCCGAATGCCATGGTGTCGTTGATGCATGCGAATAATGAAATCGGCAACCTGTTGGATATAAATCGTGTTGGAGAATTGTGCGAAACTTACGGTGCATTTTTTCATTCCGATACGGTACAAACCGTGGGGCACTATCATCATGATATGCGTTCATTAAAAGTGTGTGGCATGACAGCCGGTGCGCATAAGTTTCATGGCCCGAAAGGTGCAGGTTTCATGTACATCCGTAAAGACAAAAAAATTCATTCGTTTATTCATGGTGGTGCGCAGGAACGCAACATGCGTGGCGGAACCGAAAATGTATACGGCATTATCGGTTTGGCGAAGGCATTGGAAATTGCTTACCGCGAAATGGATGAGCATATGAAGCACATCACCGCGTTGAAGTCGCGCATGATTAAAAAGCTGAAAGAAAATATTCCGGGTGTGCTCTTCAATGGTGATTCTGATAACCTGGAGAGAAGTTTATACACCGTGCTGAACGTAAGTTTACCCGAGACAGACGACAGCAGCCTCTTGTTGTTTAACCTTGACCTGCAAGGTGTTTCGGCTTCAGGTGGCAGTGCGTGTTCCAGCGGAGCCACTACGGGTTCCCATGTGTTGGCGGCATTATATCCGCAATCAAAACGTGCAGCTGTTCGCTTTTCTTTCAGTAAATACAATACAGCAGAAGAAATTGACTTTGCCGTTGAGAAACTTGCTGAACTCTACAACGTAGAAGCCTGA
- a CDS encoding acetyl-CoA hydrolase/transferase C-terminal domain-containing protein: MYPKIVSAREAVKAIQSGNRVFVHGSAATPQFLLKALAKRAHELKNVELIAVSTLGELELAKPEYAESFYINSLFVSSNIRGAINEGRGNYIPIFLSEISKLFEKGLLPIDVALLHISPPDKHGLCSLGVSVDVARAAAKHAKYIIAQVNPKMPRTHGDGFIDIHQIHALVETDDNLPEVNYADSITECDRTIGKYAAELVEDRSTLQMGIGAIPDAVLQSLTHCKDLGIHTEMFSNGVMDLVKRGVITNKYKKKHRGKTVTSFMIGNRDLYSFVDDNPQFAFLEAEYVNDGRIIRTNPKVVAINSAIEIDITGQVCADSIGTYQYSGVGGQMDFIRGASLSEGGKPIIALGSATKKGTSKIVPYLKQGAGVVTTRAHMHYVVTEYGVAYLYGKNLRQRAYELMRIAHPDHREALEQEIIKRFGSNVYAMQ, from the coding sequence ATGTACCCCAAGATAGTCTCAGCCCGCGAAGCCGTTAAAGCCATTCAATCCGGAAACCGTGTGTTTGTGCATGGCAGCGCAGCCACACCCCAGTTCCTGTTAAAAGCCCTTGCCAAACGGGCACACGAATTAAAAAATGTTGAACTGATAGCCGTTAGCACATTAGGAGAATTGGAATTGGCCAAGCCCGAATACGCTGAAAGTTTCTACATCAATTCCCTGTTTGTTTCGTCCAACATCCGGGGTGCCATCAATGAAGGTCGCGGAAATTATATTCCCATCTTCCTTAGCGAGATTTCCAAACTTTTTGAGAAAGGTCTTCTTCCGATTGATGTTGCCCTGTTGCACATTTCACCACCTGATAAACATGGTTTATGTTCTTTGGGAGTTTCAGTTGATGTGGCTCGTGCAGCCGCCAAACATGCCAAATACATCATTGCGCAGGTAAACCCGAAAATGCCCCGCACGCATGGCGATGGCTTTATCGATATTCATCAGATTCATGCGCTGGTTGAAACCGATGACAACCTGCCCGAAGTAAATTATGCCGATTCGATTACCGAGTGCGACAGAACGATTGGAAAATATGCAGCCGAACTGGTGGAAGATCGAAGCACGCTGCAAATGGGCATTGGTGCCATACCCGATGCGGTATTGCAAAGCTTAACACATTGCAAAGACCTTGGCATTCACACCGAAATGTTTTCAAATGGAGTAATGGATCTGGTAAAGCGTGGCGTGATCACCAACAAGTACAAAAAGAAACACCGCGGCAAAACGGTTACCTCGTTTATGATTGGCAACCGTGACCTATATTCGTTTGTGGATGACAATCCGCAATTTGCTTTTCTTGAAGCCGAATATGTGAACGATGGAAGAATCATCCGCACCAACCCGAAAGTGGTGGCCATTAATAGTGCCATTGAAATTGACATCACCGGCCAGGTGTGTGCCGATTCAATTGGAACATATCAATACTCAGGTGTAGGCGGACAAATGGATTTCATCCGGGGTGCTTCGCTTTCAGAAGGTGGTAAACCGATTATTGCCTTAGGTTCAGCCACTAAAAAAGGCACCTCCAAAATTGTTCCTTACCTGAAGCAAGGTGCAGGCGTGGTAACCACACGCGCACACATGCATTACGTGGTAACGGAATATGGAGTAGCATACCTGTACGGAAAGAATTTGCGTCAGCGGGCATACGAACTCATGCGCATTGCACACCCCGATCATCGGGAGGCGCTGGAACAGGAAATTATCAAACGTTTTGGAAGCAACGTTTACGCCATGCAGTAA